TTCCTGGTCGGCGCCGTGCTGATACCGATCGTGCTGCTGGACCTGATGCGGCCGAAGCGGGTGCCGCTGTCCGGCTCGACGGCCGCGACGTTGGCCGTCTGCCTCTTCGTCGGTTACGCCACGGCCTCCTACTTCTGGGCGTTCGATCCGGACACCGTGATCGCCCGGCTGCCGGGCATGTTCATCCTGGCGGTGGTGACCCTGCTCCTGCCCGGCTACCTGCGCCCGGTCTGGCGGATCGCCCTGTGGGGCTACTGCGCGAGCGCCACGATCCTCGCGGTGGCCGTGCTCATGGCACCCGCCGACGCGTACGCCCAGCGGCGGACCGCGTCCGGCAACGCGAACGACGTCGCCACCTTCCTGGGCATCGCCGTCGTCCTGGCGCTCTACCTGGCGCTCACCACGTCGCGGGGCCGGGCCTGCCTCGCCCTCCTGCTGGCGGTGCCGAACACCGTCGGTCTGGTCGCCACCGGCTCCCGCACCGGGCTGATCGCGCTGATCGTCGGGACGGTCCTGGTGGTGGTCCAGGCGTTGTGGCGACAGCGCGGTGGCGCGGCCGCCCGGCTGCCCGTGCTGGCCGGTGCCGGGATCCTCGTCTCCCTCTTCCTGTCCACCCAGTACGTCCCGCCGCGCCTGCTGAAGGTCGTCGACTCCCTGGAGGAGGGCAGCCTCTCGGGCCGGGAGATCATCTGGAACGCGGTGCTCTCCGACGGGTTCACCCTGCGGGGTGTCGGACTCGGCGGGTCACCGAGCTATCTGGAGGCGGTGCACGGGATCCGGGCGGTGACCCACAACGTCCTGATCGAGCTGCTGCTGGAGCTGGGGCTTCTCGGGGTGCTGCTCTTCGCCGTCCTGGTGGTCACCGTCGCGGTACGGTGCCGCCGGTCCGTCTTCGCGCCGGTGCTGCTGCCGCTGGTCGCCTTCGTCGGCCTGATGTCGACGACGCTCTCGCTGGAGTGGCGTCGGGCGCTCTGGCTCGTGTTCGCCTTCGCGCTGACCGCCACCAGTTCCGTTCGGGCCGCACACCGGGAGCGCCGGTGAGCCGGCCGAAGGTGCTGCTGCTGGCACCGACCACGACCACCGGCGGGATCGCCTCGTGGGCGGCGATCCTGCGGGCCCGGGCCGCCCGGACCGACTTCGTGGTCGAGGACACCTCCCGGCGGTTCGCCGTGCTCGGGGCGCGGGAGACACCGCGACACCGCTGGCTGGCCGGCCGGGCGGCGGTGGCCCGGGTGATCCGGGTGGTCCGCCGGGCCCGCGCGGAGGCCGTCGACGCGGTCTACCTCACCTCGTCGCCGGGGCTCGGCTTCCTGCTGCGTGATCTCGTGCTGGTCCTGGCCCTGCGGGCCCTGCGTGTGCCGGTCGTCGTGCACCTGCACGGGGGCGACCACGCCGGCTTCTTCGGCGCCGGCCGGGCCCGGCAGCGGCTGACGCTCGCCGTGCTGGACCGGGCCGCCCTGGTCATCGCCATCACCCGGCCGATCGAGCGTCACCTCGCCGAGCGGCTGACCAGGGCAGCGGTGCGGTACGTGCCGAACATGCTCCCCGACGGGCACGGTGCGGAGGCGGCCGGCCGGCCCCGTCCCGACGGCATCCGGACCGGTGCCGAGCTGGCCCTGGTGGCCTGGCAGGCACCGCAGAAGGGCACCTTCGTCGCGCTGCGCGCCCTCGCCCGGCTGCCCGGCGACGTCCGGCTCCGGCTCGTCGGGCAGGCATCGGCCGAGAATGCCGCCGCGATCGACGCGATGGTCGCCGACCTGGGCCTGACCGGTCGCGTCGTGGTCACCGGCCCGCTGGACCGGGCCGGCGTCGACGAGGTCCTGGCGCGTACCGACGTGCTGCTCCTGCCGTCCGCGACCGAGGGCTTCCCCATGGTCCTGCTGGAGGCCATGGCGCACGGGGTGCCGATTGTCGCCACCCGGGTGGGTGCCGTCGCCGAGATCCTCGCCGAGGACCGACCGGACCGGTGCGGCCTGGTGATCCCGCGGCGCTCCGGCGACCCGTCACTGCCGGCGGAACCCGCCGACCTGGCCGGCGCGGTACGCCGGCTGCTCACCGATCGCGACCTGGCGGAGACGCTGGGTGCGGCCGGTCGACGACGGCTGGCGGACCGGTACCGCGCCTCCGTGGTGCTGCCCGAACTGGAGGACCTCATCGCGACGGTGACGTCCGGCCGCGCCGTGGGCAGGCGGGCGCCCGGACCGGCCGATCCGGTCGGTGCGCGGCCCCGGTGACCGGCCGGCGGGACGTGGATGACAGCGAGAGGGATGGCATGAAGATCCTCATGGTGGGACCGTTCCCGGTGGACACCGGCGCACCGACCGGCGGGGTGGAGGCGGCCACGGTCAACCTGGTCACCGGCCTGGCCGGGATCGACGGGGTCCGACTGGAGATCCTCGCCAACGCCGGTCCGGCCGTGCGCGAGCACATCGTCGAGCACCCGTTCGGGCGCGTCCACTATCTGCCCTGTGCCACCGGTTACCGCGGTTGGTTGCGGGACCTGCACGGTCGCTTCGTCCGCGCCGCCCGCCAGGAGGCGGACGTGGTGCACGTCCAGGGATGCGCCTCGGTGGCGGCGCGGCTGCCCCGGTCGGTGCTGACCGTGCACGGCATCGCCGAACGGGACACGCTGCTGACCCGCAGCGGGCCCGGTCGGCTGCCCCGGACCGCTGCGGCGATCGCCCTGGAGGGCCTGCCGAGACGCCGGGTCCGCCGGGTGATCGCGATCTCCGCCCACGTCGAACGGCGGGTGGGCCGCCCCGATCGACTCTGGCGGATCCCGAACGCGATCGACCCGACCTTCTTCGCCGGGGTCGACCAGCCGTCCGCCGGTGACCCGGACCTCTTCCTCTGGCTCGGCCGGATGACCCCGCTGAAGGACGTCGCCGGGCTGGTCCGGGCCTTCCGGGCCGTGGCGTCCGCCTCCGGCTCCGCCCGGCTGGTGGTCGCCGGCAGCGGCATGGACACCGGGTACGCGGGCCACTGTCGACAGCTCGCGGCCCGGCTCGGGTTGCGCCGGGTGGTCACCTTCCTCGGCCAGCAGTCCGTGACCGGTACCGCCGGGCTGCTGCGCGAGGCCGGCACGCTGGTGCTGTTCTCCCGACAGGAGAACGCCCCGATGGTGATCGCCGAGGCGCTGGCGAGCGGTCGGGGGGTGGTCGCCACGGAGGTCGGCGGGATCCCCGAGATGGTGCAGGGCCTGCCGGGCTGCCACCTCGTCCGGCCCCGGGACGAGGCGGCCCTGGCGGACCGGCTGCTGCGCCGCTGCCACGACGAATCCACCGCGGACGTGGCCGCCCGCCGGCAGGCCGCCCGCCGCTTCGATCCGGCGCACGTCGCCCGGGCGACCCACCAGGCGTACGCCGAGATCGTGGCGGCGGACCGCGGGACGCCGCGCCGACGGGTCGTGCCCCGGGTCGACGCGCCCGCGGCGAGCCACGGGCGGTCCCGCTGAGCGTGCGTCAGGAGGACCGCCGAGGCGCGGGCTTCCTCCCCCGCGAGCACCCGCCCCGTCTGCTGATCGTCGCCCACCACTTCCCGCCGGACGAGGCGGTCGGCGCGCGCCGACCCGCCGCGCTCGCCCGGATCGCGGCCGGGGACGGCTGGGACGTCCGGGTGCTCTGCGCGGCGGCGGCGGGCGACGGGGCGTCGGTTGTCGGGCTCGGTCCCGACGCCGTCATCCGGGCCGCGTCGTGGCGACTACCGGGCCGGCGTCGTCCCCGGTCGCCGCCGATCCGCCGGCCGCGTCCGGCCCGTCCGGCCGCCCGACGACGGGACGCGTGGTGCTCGGTCCGATCGTCCGGTCGATCCGGTATCTGGCCCGGGAGGCGCTGCACCTGCCGGACCCGCAGGCCGGCTGGATCGTGCCGGCCCTGCGGGCCTTCCGCCGGACCGGCCCGGGCTGGACGCCGGACGTCATCCTCGCCACCGGTCCGCCCTTCTCGGTCTTCGTGGTCGCCGCCGCGCTGGCCCGCCGTCACGGTGCGCCGTGGGTGGCCGACTACCGGGACCTGTGGACGGTCGGGAACGAGTACTGGGCGCACGGTCGCTCACGGCTGCGCCGTCTCCTCGACCACCGGCTCGAACGCCGCCTGCTCCGTACCGTGTCGCGGTGCGTCACCGTGTCGGAGCCGTTGGCCCGGTCGGTGCGGGCCGCCTTCGGGGTCCGCACCGACGTGGTGATGAACGGCATCGACCGGCAGCCGACGACCCCGGCCGGCGGTGCCGCGCGCGCGGCGCTCGGCGTCCCCCCGGGGACCCTGCTGCTGGCGCACACCGGGCTGCTCTATCCGGGACGACGCGATCCCACGCCGCTGCTGCGTGCGCTGTCGCTGCTCGGTGCCGAGCGGCAGCAGGTCCACGTCGTGCTCGCCGGACCGGAGACCGGCGTGGCCGGGGCGGCGGTGACGCGGTGCGGCGTGGCGGAGCTGGTCTCGGTCACCGGTCGGGTGACGGCGGCGGAGTCCTGGCAGCTCCAGGCCGAGGCCGACGTCCTCGTCCTGCTGATGTGGGACGACCCCCGGGACGCCGGGACCGTACCCGGGAAGCTCTTCGACTATCTCCGGGCCCGTCGGCCCATCCTGGCGATCGGCTGTGCCGACGGGGTGGCGGCGGACCTCGTCCGGTCCCGGGGCGCCGGGGTGGTGCTCAACGACCCGGTGGAGATCGCCGACCGCCTGCGGACCTGGCTCACCGAGAAGAGGACGACCGGGCAGGTTGCGGCGCTGCCCGGATCCGCCCTCGACGGCCTCTACCGGGAGGACCGGATGCGGGCGTACGTGGAGCTGCTCGGTGCGGTGGTGGCGGCGCGACGGTGACCGGAGCGCGTCGCTCAGCGTGCGCGCAGCGCGTCGTCCCGGCGGGCCGGTTGCGGCACCGGGGCGCCGGACCGGTAGGCCGCGCAGGACCGACGGACGAGACCGGCGACCCGGTCCAGGTCGCTGCCGTCGTAGCGCACGTCGGTGTGCAGGTGCAGCAGCCGGCGGGACAGGTCGAGCTGGCGCGGCGGGGTGTCCTGTTCGGGCAGGGTCCAGAGGGCCGCCGGATAGACCCGGTGCGCGATCAGCGCCTCTCGTACGGCGGCGCGCCGGTCCGGCGTGTCGAACTCCAGCAGCACCCCGAACGACCGGGGGTGTGCCCGTACCCCGTCGGCCCCGTCGAGCGCCGCGGCGAGCCGGTCCGCGTTGGCGACCCGGGACCGCCGCAGCGCCGCGGCGGGGAGTATCCGCAGTGCCTCCCGGGAGAAGTCCGAGATGCCGCTGACGGTACGCGACCGCAGGCCCGCCTCACCCGCCGCGTACAGCCGCAGGTAGTGCTCCTTGTCGCTCCCGGCGCCGGCCAGGTAGGCGGCCTTCAGGCACATGGCGGCGAGGTTGTGGCCGGCGGTGACGAGGTGCTCCGTGGTGGCCGCCACGGGCGGTGGCAGTGGGCCGCCGTCGGCGCTGAGCAGCAGGCCACCGTCGGGGATCGGCAGGGTCTTGCGCAGCGACGCGAGCACGTATCCGCTCCGCAGCCCGGACAACCACGGTGCGGTGGGGTCGTGGGTCACGTCCACCACGACGGTCGCCGGGGTGTCGGGCAGGACCGGCGGTTCGCCGAAGTAGGAGAGGGTCAGCACGACGTCGTCCGGCCCGGCGTCGGGGCCGGTGTCCGGTCCGAAGGGGCCGGTGTCGAAACGGTGGACCGGCAGGAGGTCGGTGACGCTCTCCACCACCTCCGGGCAGTAGTACCCGGGCACGTGCAGCCGGCGCCAGCCCAGCTCGTCCCGGCCGAACCGGAGCAGGGCGCGCAGGGCGTGCCGGCCCGAGCCGTACAGCCGTGCGTCGTCCGGCCAGTGCCGTTCGCCGTCGCCCGGCGGCAGCAGCAACGGGTAGCTGGAGCCGACCTCCCAGCGGTTCATCGGACGCGCTCCAGCACCGGCGGCACCAGACCCACGTCGTCGACCTCGGCGAGGGTCTGACCGACGATCTCGCCGCGGTGGAACGGCATCGCGAGGGTACGCACCAGGATCTTGACGTCCAACCAGAGCGACCAGTTGTCGATGTAGTCGATGTCGAGGTCCAGCCGTTGACCGAAGGTGAGCGTGCGGCGGCCGTTGACCATGGCCAGACCGGTGACGCCGGGACGCATCTCGTGCCGCCGGGCGTGCCTCGGGCTGTAGCGGGGGAGGTACTCCATCACCAGGGGTCGGGGCCCCACCAGACTCATCCGACCGGTGACCACCAGGGCCAGCTCCGGCAGCTCGTCGAGGCTGGTCCGGCGCAGCAACCGACCGAGGGTGGTGGACCGCACCTCGTCGGTGGTCCAGGGCTGTTCGCCGGGGCGGGGCGCCCGCATGGTGCGGAACTTGCACATGGTGAACGGCCTGCCGTGCCGGCCGGGCCGGACCTGTCGGAACAGGATCGGCCGCCCGGCGGTGGCCAGGATCGCCAGCGCGATGACCGCCATCACCGGACTGAGTACGACTAGCAGGAGGGACGCGATCAGCACGTCCATGATTCGCTTCACCTGCAGGGCGGACATGGGTTTCAACTCCTCGTCGGGTTCGGCGGCTCGGGAAGCGGCTGCCGGTAGGCGGGGAAGTAGCCGGGGTCGGGCTGCCAGCCCGGGTCCCGCCGGCGTGCCTCGGCCTCGTGGGCGGTGGTGAGCAGGCGGTAGGTCGGCGCGTCGAACACCCGCTGCCCCGTGCAGTACGGCAGGGTCGCGTGCGGGGCGAAGGACCGCTTGTAACGGAAGATGCCGTCGTCCGGCGCGTATCCGCCGCCGAGGACGAACCGGTCCGTGCCCTGTTCCCGGCCCCACCGGCAGATCTCGAACTTGAGCAGGTCGTTGGGGCGCAGGTCGAAGGCGTCGGCCGCCGTTCCGCCGAGGAAGGAATAGAGCTCACGGGCCGACCGGAGGACGAGTTCGGTGGAGACCACCCGACCCTCGTGCCGGGCGTGGAAGAACGCGATCTGCCCGCCGAGCCGGTCGACCAGCGTCCGGAAGAAGCCCTCGGAGAACAGGTAGTCCGACGCCGCGCGGCGACGCCGCATGGTGTCGAGGTAGACGGCCAGGAACTCGTCGAGCCGGGCCCCGGTCTCGTCGACCTCCACGGTGACCCCGCTGCGCCGGGCCTTGTTGACGTTCTTGCGGACCTTGTGCTCGACGTCGCGCCAGATCTCCTCCAGCGGCGGGCGCAGGTCCCGTACGACGTTCGGCAGCCGGGGTCGGACCTCCCCCGGGTAGGGCAGCAGCTCCGCCGGGAACAGGTGCAGCCGGACGAACTCGCTGACCACCCGCCGGGCCCGGCAGAAGTCGTCGAACAGGTGCCAGAACTCCTTGGCCGCCACCTCGTCGACCCGGTGCTGGAAGGCCCCGCCGCTGCTGCTGCCGTACGGGCTGGCGATGTCGTGCACCGGCCCGCCGTCGGTCGGCAGGTGCGGTGCGTCCACCGGGCGCAGCAGGAACGGATAGAGGACGAAGCCCTCCGCCGTCTCGGCGTAGGCGGCGAGCGGCTCGTCCCGGGCCGTGGCGAAGAGCGCGACGTACTCGGGATGCGCGGCGACCTGCCGCGCCGGCCATGCGGCGTGCACCGCCCGCCACCGGCGGGCGTCGGTGGGGTTACGGGCGTTCCAGATCTCCAGCTTCATCGGCCGTGGACGAACCCTTCGATGGTGCGGAGCACCCGGCCGATCTCCCGCTCACCCATCCCGGAGCCGCTGGGCAGGGCGATACCGTGCGCGAAGAGTCGTTCGGCGGCGCCGGTCAGGAAGGCGCGCGCACCGGCGAAGACCGGTTGCAGGTGCATCGGCTTCCACACCGGCCGGGTCTCGATCCGCTCCTGCGCCAGGCGGGCGGCGAGGTCGGCGGCGGACCAGCCGGCCTCCGCCGGATCGACGACGAGGGTGGTCAACCAGCAGTTGGCCCCGGCGTCGTCGTCGGCGAGCAGGCGTACGCCGGGCACGGCGGCCAGCAGCTTGGCGTACCGTTCGCGCAGCTGCCGCCGTCGCGCGATCATCGTGTCCAGCCGGGCGAGCTGGGCCCGGCCGAGCGCGGCCAGCAGATTGCTCAGCCGGTAGTTGTAACCGATGTCGGTGTGCTCGTAGTGGGGCACCGGTTGGCGGGCCTGGGTGGCCAGGTACCGGGCGCGACCGGCCAGGTCGGCGTCGTCGGTGACCAGCATGCCGCCGCCGGAGGTGGTGATGATCTTGTTGCCGTTGAAGGAGAAGACCGCCGCCCGCCCGAAGGCCCCGGCCGGCCGGCCGTCGCGCACCGCGCCGAGCGCCTCGGCGGCGTCCTCGACCACCGGCACCCCGGCCTCGGCGCAGATCGGCAGGATCCGCGCGTAGTCGGCGCAGGAGCCGAACATGTCCACCGGCAGCACGGCGGCGATCCGGGCGCCGCCGGTCCGCAGCCGGTCCAGCGTCTCCCGCAGCAGCGCCGGGTCGAGGTTCCCGGTGGCCGGGTCGCAGTCCACGAAGACCGGTTCGGCACCGGTGTAGGCCGCCGCGTTGGCGGTGGCCACGAAGGTGAGCGTGGGTACGACGACCACGTCTCCCGGGCCGGTGTCGAGCGCGAGCAGGGCCAGGTGCAGCGCCGCCGTGCCCGAGGAGACCGCCACCGCGTGCCGCCGCCCGGCCCGGGCGGCGAGTTCCGCCTCGAACGCCTCGACGTCCGGCCCCAGCGGCGCCACCCAGCCGGAGCGCAGGGCGCTGGCCAGGTAGGCCTCTTCCAGGGGGCCCACGTCCGGCGGCGACAGCAGGATCGGTGCGGACCTGTCGTCGGGTGCCACGCGGTGCCTCCGTTGCGGACGGTGGACGGGAGCAGCCGCGGACGCGGCTCGGGTTGCTCAACGACGGTCCCGGTGGTCGGTATCGGATCAAGAATGATTTGTTGGTCTTATAACCCTTATTGGGGATTAGGCCGCCACTTACCGTTCGGCCCTCTCGTTGTCAGGAGGTCCACCAACGAACGGGAGCAGCAGTGAGCGTTGTGCCTGCAGGCAGCCGGATCCTGATCACCGGGGGCACCGGTTCCTTCGGTCGGACGATGGTCCGTCGCCTGCTCGAACAGGACGTCGGCGAGGTGCGCGTGCTCAGCCGCGACGAGGCGAAGCAGGACGAGATGCGACGCCAGGTCGGCGACGACCGGGTCCGCTACCACGTCGGCGACGTCCGGGACCACGACAGCGTGCTGCTGGCCAGCCGCGAGGTGGACTTCGTCTTCCACGCCGCGGCGCTCAAGCAGGTGCCGTCCTGCGAATTCTTCCCGCTGGAGGCGGTCCGCACCAACGTGCTCGGCAGCACCAACGTGATCGAGGCCGCCCAGCGCAACGGCGTCGCCTCGGTGGTCCTGCTCAGCACCGACAAGGCCGTCTACCCGGTGAACGCGATGGGCCTGACCAAGGCGCTGATGGAGAAGGTCGCCCAGGCGCACGCCCGGAACAACCCGCGCAGCCCGACCGTCGTCTCGTGCGTCCGCTACGGCAACGTCATGTACTCCCGAGGGTCGGTCATCCCGCTCTTCATCGAGCAGGTCAAGGCGGGCCGCGCCCCGACCGTGACCGATCCGGCCATGACCCGTTTCCTGATGTCGCTGGCCGACTCCGTCGAACTCGTCGAGCACGCCTTCCAGCACGCCCGACCGGGGGACGTCTTCATCCGCAAGGCCGCCGCCTGCACCATCGGCGACCTCGCCGAGGCCGTCTGCCGGCTCTTCGACGTGCCGGCCAAACTCGACGTCATCGGCATGCGGCACGGCGAGAAGCTCGACGAGACCCTGGCCAGCCGGGAGGAACTGGTCCGCGCCGACGACTTCGGCGAGTTCTTCCGCGTGCCGCTGGACGCCCGCGACCTCAACTACGCGCTCTACGTCTCCGAGGGCGAGCTGGGGGAGAGCACGGTCGCGGAGTTCAACTCGGCCAACGCGCCACGGATCGACGTACCGCAGATCATGGACCTGCTGCTGACCCTGCCCGAGGTCCGGGCGGAACTGGCCTCGACCGACCCGGTCCTGTCGTGTTGAGACTGGCCCTCACCGGCGGCGACGGCTTTCTCGGCTGGCACGTCCGGGTGCTGGCCCGGGCGCTCGGCTGGCCGGAGCCGGTGCGGCTCGGCCGGGTCGAACTCGCCGACCCGGCCGTCGCGGCGGCCCGGATCGACGGGGTGGACCGGCTGCTGCACCTCGCCGGGGTGAACCGGGGTGACCCGGCCGACGTGGTGACCGGTAACGTCGAACTCGCCGCCGCGCTCGCCGCCGCGCTGCGCCGGTGCCCGGCACCGCCCCCGGTGGTGGTCTTCGCCAACTCGGTGCAGTGCGGCAACGGCACCCCGTACGGCGACGCCAAGGCGGTCGCCGCGGCCACCCTCGCCGAGACCGTCCCGCACCTGGTCGACGTACGGCTGCCGAACCTGTACGGCGAGCACGGCCGCCCCTTCTACAACTCCGTGGTGGCCACCTTCTGCCGACTGCTCGCCGACGGCGGACGCCCCCAGGTGCACGACGACCGCGAGCTGGAACTGGTGCACGTCACCGACGCGGCGGCGCACCTGATGGACGCGCCGTCGACGGGTGCCTGGGACGGCACGATGCCCGCCCTGCGGCTCTCCGTACGGGCGCTCGCCGACCTGCTGACCGGCCAGGCCGCCGACTACCGCACCGGGGACGTCCCCGCGCTGCGGGACCGGCACGCGGTACGGCTGTTCAACACCTACCGGTCGCACTGCTTCCCCGGCCACTACCCGATCCCGCTGCGGCGGCACGGCGACGCCCGGGGCGAGCTGGTGGAGACGGTCCGGGTGCACGACGGGCCCGGCCAGACCTTCTGCTCGACCACCCGACCGGGTGCCACCCGGGGCGAGCACTTCCACCTGGCCAAGGTGGAACGTTTCGTGGTGCTGCGCGGCACCGCCGAGATCAGCCTGCGCCGGATCGGCCACGACGACGTGGTCACCTTCCCGGTGCGCGGCACCGACCCCGTGGTGGTCGACATGCCGACCATGTGGGCGCACCGCATCGTCAACACCGGTCCGGACGAACTGGTGACCCTGTTCTGGACGAACGAGCTGTTCGACCCGCAGCGGCCGGACACCTACCGGGAGTCCGTCACGCCGGCCGGTCACCCCGCGGACCTGGTGACGGCATGAGGATCGGCCTGGTCAGCCAGTGGTTCCCGCCGGAGTCGGCGTTCATCCCCGGTAACCTGGCCGGGGAACTCGCCCGCCGCGGGCACGAGGTACGCGTCCTCACCACCTTCCCCAGCTACCCGTACGGGCGGATCTTTCCCGGCTACCGCCAGCGGTGGAACGAGCGCAGCAGCTCGTCCGGTGTGACGGTGCGCCGGGTGCCGTCGTACCTCAGTCACGACCGCTCCGCGGCCCGCCGGATCGCCAGCTACGTCTCCTTCGGGGTGACCAGCACCGCCGCGGCGGTGCGCTACCTCGCGGACACCGACGTCACGTACGTCTACCACCCGCCGGCCACCGCGGCCCTGCCCGCCCTGCTCGCCCGGCTCGGCCGGCGTACCCCGATCGTGCTCCACGTGCAGGACCTCTGGCCCGAGTCCGTCACCCAGTCCGGGATGACACCGGGTGGGCGGGCCGGCCGGCTGCTCGACCGGGCCCTCGGCGGGTCGATGCGGCGCCTGTACGGACTCTCGTCGGCGGTGGTGGCCATCTCCCCGCCGATGGGGGACCTGCTCGTCTCCCGGGGGGCGGACCCGGCGCGGGTCCGGGTGGTGCTGAACTGGACCGACGAGACGCTGTTCCGGCCGGTGCCGGTGACGCCGGAGGCCCGCGCGACGATCGGCCACACCGGTCGCTGCACGGTGATGTTCGCCGGCAACATGGGCGCGTTCCAGCGGATCGAGACCGCCGTGCGGGCCGCCGCGGCCGTCCGGGACCGGGTGGACCTCGTCCTGGCCGGCTCCGGCTCGGACGAGCAGTACGCGCGCCGGTTGGCCGCGGAACTCGGCGCCGACAACGTCCGGTTCCTCGGGCAGCGGCCGGCGGCGGAGATGGCCGCGCTCTACGCCGCCGCCGACTACCAGCTGATCTGCCTGCGGGACCTGCCGATGCTGCGCGGCACCGTGCCGTCCAAGCTGCAGGCCGCGCTCGCCTGCGGCGTACCGGTGATCATGTCTGCCGGCGGATACCCGGCCGACCTGGTCCGGGGCGCGGACGTCGGGTTCGACGCGCCGCCCGAGGACTGGTC
The Micromonospora sp. R77 DNA segment above includes these coding regions:
- a CDS encoding glycosyltransferase family 4 protein, yielding MRIGLVSQWFPPESAFIPGNLAGELARRGHEVRVLTTFPSYPYGRIFPGYRQRWNERSSSSGVTVRRVPSYLSHDRSAARRIASYVSFGVTSTAAAVRYLADTDVTYVYHPPATAALPALLARLGRRTPIVLHVQDLWPESVTQSGMTPGGRAGRLLDRALGGSMRRLYGLSSAVVAISPPMGDLLVSRGADPARVRVVLNWTDETLFRPVPVTPEARATIGHTGRCTVMFAGNMGAFQRIETAVRAAAAVRDRVDLVLAGSGSDEQYARRLAAELGADNVRFLGQRPAAEMAALYAAADYQLICLRDLPMLRGTVPSKLQAALACGVPVIMSAGGYPADLVRGADVGFDAPPEDWSALADRFAAAAALPPDRRAELGRRARSVYLERMSLAVAADQFEDVLAKAAGSGPDR